The DNA sequence CCGGCGAGTTTTTGCGCGGCGCCGGCAGCCGTCTTTCGGTCGGCATGAAGCTAGGAGAGGATCATGAACGTACGTGAACTTGCGTTGGAGACATTGTTGGCAATTGAACAACAAGGAGCCTACAGCCATCTGGAGCTCAATGAAGCGATTCGCAAAGGCCGGCTTGACGGGCGCGATGCGGCGTTGCTGACGGAGATCGTCTACGGCACGGTGCAGCGGCGTGATACGCTTGACTACTATTTAGCTCCGTTTTTGCGAAAGGCGCGCCGGCTGGAGCCGTGGGTGCGCATGCTGCTCCGGTTGACGCTGTACCAAATGGTGTATTTGGACCGCGTCCCGGATCACGCCGCCATTTTTGAAGCGGTCGAGATCGCCAAGCGGCGCGGCCATCGCGGCATCGCCTCGCTTGTCAACGGCGTTTTGCGCACGATCGGCCGTGAGGGTCTGCCTTCGCTTGAGGCGATTCACGACTCCGGAAAACGGCTCGCCGTCGCCACCAGCCATCCGGAATGGCTTGTCCGGCGCTGGATCGGCCAATACGGTTTTGAGGAAACGGCGCGCATGTGCGAGACGAATTTGCGCCCGCCGCAGTCAACAGCCCGCGTCAACCGGCTGCGGGCGACGGTGGAGGAAGCGCTTGACCGGCTGCGTGCTGAAGGCATGGCAGCTGCTCCCGGCCATCTCGCGCCGGAGGCTGTCCGCGCGGAAAAAGGAAATTTGGCGCATACGCAAGCGTTTCGCGCCGGTTTGCTGACGATCCAAGATGAAAGCTCGATGCTTGTCGCCCGGGCGCTTGATCCGGCTCCCGGCGAGCGGGTGCTTGACTGCTGCGCGGCGCCCGGGGGGAAGACGACCCATATCGCCGAGCGGATGGGCGGCCGCGGTGAAGTGGTCGCCGTCGATGTTCATGAGCATAAAGTGAAGCTCATTGAGCAGCAGGCGCAAAGGCTTGGGTTTCGCTGCATCACCCCCCTCGCCCTTGACAGCCGCCGGCTCGGCGAGCGGTTTGCCCCTGAGTCGTTTGACCGCATTTTGGTCGATGCGCCGTGCACCGGATTCGGCGTCATTCGCCGCAAGCCGGAGATCAAATACACGAAAGGGAAAGACGACGTCGCCTCGCTCGTTGCGGTGCAGCAAGCCATTTTGCGGGCGGCCGCGCCGCTGTTGAAAAAAGGGGGCGTGCTTGTTTACAGCACGTGCACCATCGAGCGCGAAGAGAATGAAGACGCGATCGCCCGTTTTTTGGCCGACCATCCGGATTTTGCCCTTGACGACCGTCTCGCCGAGCGGATGCCAGAGCCGGTGCGGCCGCGCGTGCGAAGCGGAATGCTGCAGCTGTTGCCGCATTATTTTGATTCCGACGGGTTTTTTATCGCATTACTACGAAAGAAGGTGTAAATGGAGTGGAAATCGTCCAGACCGCTGTCCGCCGGGCCTCCAGCGGCGGGCAGCCGCCATCGTTGCCGTCTGTTTATTCGCTCACGCTTGACGAGTGGAAAGAATGGCTTGCTGCTCAAGGCGAAAAGCCGTTTCGCGCCACACAAATTTACGAATGGCTGTATGAAAAGCGCGTCACCGATTTTGCCGAGATGACGAACTTGCCGAAACGGCTGCGCGAACAGCTCGCGGCGTCGTTTTCGATCACGACGCTCAAAACGATTGTCAAGCAAACGTCCAAAGATGGGACGATCAAGTTTTTGTTTGAGCTCCATGACGGCTATTCGATCGAGACCGTGCTCATGCGCCATAACTACGGCAATTCGGTGTGCGTGACGACCCAAGTCGGCTGCCGCATCGGTTGCACGTTTTGCGCCTCGACGCTCGGTGGGCTGAAGCGTCATTTGGAAGCGGGCGAAATCGTCGCTCAAGTTGTACACGTGCAAAAGGCGCTCGATGAGACCAATGAGCGCGTCAGCAGCATCGTCGTGATGGGCATTGGCGAGCCGTTTGACAATTACGATGCGCTCATCAAATTTTTGCGCATCGTCAACCATCCGAAAGGGTTGAACATCGGCGCCCGCCATATCACCGTGTCAACGAGCGGGATTATTCCGAAAATCTATCAATTTGCTGACGAAGGCATGCAAATCAATTTCGCCATTTCGCTGCATGCACCGACGAACGAGCTACGGACGAAGCTGATGCCGATTAATAAGGCGTATCCGCTGCCGAAGCTCATGGAGGCGGTCCGATACTACATTGAAAAAACTGGACGGCGCGTGACGTTCGAGTACGGATTGTTCGGCGGAGTGAATGACCAACTTGAGCATGCCGAGCAGCTGGCCGAGCTGCTTAAAGGGCTGAAATGCCATGTAAATTTGATTCCGGTCAACTATGTGCCGGAGCGAAATTATGTGCGCACGCCGCGCAACCAAATTTTTGCCTTTGAACGGGCGCTGAAAAAACATGGAATCAACGTCACCATTCGCCGCGAACACGGACACGACATCGATGCCGCCTGCGGACAGCTTCGCGCGAAGGAGCGGAAAGAAGAGACG is a window from the Geobacillus stearothermophilus ATCC 12980 genome containing:
- the rsmB gene encoding 16S rRNA (cytosine(967)-C(5))-methyltransferase RsmB, whose product is MNVRELALETLLAIEQQGAYSHLELNEAIRKGRLDGRDAALLTEIVYGTVQRRDTLDYYLAPFLRKARRLEPWVRMLLRLTLYQMVYLDRVPDHAAIFEAVEIAKRRGHRGIASLVNGVLRTIGREGLPSLEAIHDSGKRLAVATSHPEWLVRRWIGQYGFEETARMCETNLRPPQSTARVNRLRATVEEALDRLRAEGMAAAPGHLAPEAVRAEKGNLAHTQAFRAGLLTIQDESSMLVARALDPAPGERVLDCCAAPGGKTTHIAERMGGRGEVVAVDVHEHKVKLIEQQAQRLGFRCITPLALDSRRLGERFAPESFDRILVDAPCTGFGVIRRKPEIKYTKGKDDVASLVAVQQAILRAAAPLLKKGGVLVYSTCTIEREENEDAIARFLADHPDFALDDRLAERMPEPVRPRVRSGMLQLLPHYFDSDGFFIALLRKKV
- the rlmN gene encoding 23S rRNA (adenine(2503)-C(2))-methyltransferase RlmN, translating into MEIVQTAVRRASSGGQPPSLPSVYSLTLDEWKEWLAAQGEKPFRATQIYEWLYEKRVTDFAEMTNLPKRLREQLAASFSITTLKTIVKQTSKDGTIKFLFELHDGYSIETVLMRHNYGNSVCVTTQVGCRIGCTFCASTLGGLKRHLEAGEIVAQVVHVQKALDETNERVSSIVVMGIGEPFDNYDALIKFLRIVNHPKGLNIGARHITVSTSGIIPKIYQFADEGMQINFAISLHAPTNELRTKLMPINKAYPLPKLMEAVRYYIEKTGRRVTFEYGLFGGVNDQLEHAEQLAELLKGLKCHVNLIPVNYVPERNYVRTPRNQIFAFERALKKHGINVTIRREHGHDIDAACGQLRAKERKEETR